The Gordonia mangrovi genome includes the window CGAGCGGGGTCAGGACCCGCCTTCGTCCCGACCCTCTCGGCCGCGTCTCTGTCATCTGCATTTCCCCTTTGTTCTACTCATGCGCGCCGATACGAGAGGGTCTCCCCACGCGCTCCGCCCATCCAGACGTCGTTGCAGGCGGCTGCGAACTCATCGAGACCTTCGGTGATGGTGCCGAAGACGTTGCCGGGCACCCACCCGACGTCACCGTTGACCAGCAGATTGTTGCGCCCATAGAACACCGCGACATCGATGAGGAGACGATGGTTGCCTGGTGCGCCACCGGGTTCATATCCGTAGGCCGGATTCTCCAGCACACCGTCGAATGTGAAGTAGCACAGGTCGCCTGGTATCGGGGTCACGGTGGTGTTCTCCGGTCCGGGCTCCACCGGAGCAAAGGCCGGCACCAAGGTGTAGATCTCGTTGCGCGCAAACTTGCCGTGATAGACCTGATCACCCAGCGGCAGCGCATCCCAGACGGCGGCCGCGGTGCGGGGCGCCTCATCGTCGAGCAACTTGGCCACCGCGGTCACGCCGCGCTGTTCGAGGGTCACGGTGATGTACCGATCGCTCACCGGCCCCCCTCACGTGTGGCGAACGGGGCGACCCGCTCGTAGGCCGCCGCCACCCGGAGCACCATGTCGTCGTGGTGACGAGCACCGACGATCTGCAGACCGGTGGGCAGCGCCGCGGGTCCGCTGTGGTCGAAGCCGCTCGGCACGGTGATCGCCGGCTGACCGGTCAGATTGAACGGATAGGAATACGGCGTCCACGACGTCCAGTCCGGTGAGTCCGAACCGGCGGGGACGTCGACGCCGGCTTCGAAGGCGACGCGCGGGGTGCTCGGCGTGATGAGAACGTCGTGGTCGAGATGCAGCTTTCCCATCTCCACCCCGAGTGCCATGCGCACCGCGGTGGCGTCCAGATAGTCGGTGGCCGAGAACCCGGCATGCCGGGCTAACGCAGCCGCCAACCCGTGATCGATCTTCTCGTGCGCACCCGGCCCCTGTGCCCGCACCACCACGTCGGCGCCGCTGAACCAGAGGATGTGGTAGGCCCAGGCCGGGTCGTCCCAGCCCAGGTCGATTTCGGTGACGGTCGCGCCCAGCTCGCGCAATTGCTGCACCGCAGCATCGGTGTTGCGTTGCACAGCAGGATCATTCAATCCGAAGCCGAGATCGGGGCTGTACGCGATGCGGACACCACGCAGGTCGTGCGGCGTTTCTGCGAGGATATCGGCGGAGTTCGTCGTCGGGGTGGGCATGGCCCACCAGTCGCGCGAGTCGAATCCGCTGAGCACATCGAGCATCACCGCACAGTCGGTCACGGTCCGGGTCATCGGACCGGCATGGGCGAGCGTGCCGAATGGGCTGGCCGGGTAGAGGGGCACGCGCCCGAAGGTCGGTTTGAGACCAACTATGCCGCAAAAGGAGGCCGGGATACGGATCGATCCGCCACCGTCGGTGCCGATCGAGAGCGGACCGAGCCCGGCGGCGACGGCCGCCGCACTGCCGCCGCTCGATCCCCCCGAGGTCCGCTCGGTGTTCCACGGGTTCCGGGTGACTCCACACCGGGGGCTGTCGGTGACCCCCTTCCATCCGAACTCCGGCGTGGTGACCTTGCCCAGCAAGACGGCGCCGGCTTCGCGTAGCCGGGCCACCGCGGGCGCGTCGACGGCCCACTCGTCGTCGGTGGCGTGGATCAACTCCGAGCCACGCAGTGTGGGCCAGCCGGCGGTCAGGAACAGGTCCTTGATGCTGACGGGCACACCGTCGAGTGGGCCGAGTGGCACGCCGGTGGCGTGACGCTGCGCCGACGCCCGGGCATCGGCCATCGCCGCATCGGGGTCGACCAGGCAGTAGGCGTTGATCGCGGGGTTCTCGGCGTCGATGGTCTGAAGTAGTTCATCGGCGACGGTGACCGGGGAGAACGCCCCCGACCGGTACCCTGCAGCCAACTCGCCGGCAGTGCACCATCGTGCGGTTGTGTGCATCGGTTCCTTCAGCAGATCTCAGGATTGTTGGTAGATTGTTGACAATCTACCTTGGAGGTATGTGAGTGACAACCAGAACGCCGACAGTCGCGCTGCTCTATCCCGGACACGCGGCGGAGGACGACTACCCGCTGGCCGAGACCGCCCTCGACGGCACGATCCGGCTGCCGGTGATCATCACCGAGATCGAGTCCGATGATCACACCGTCGAGGCGATGCGTGCCGTCGGGACCGATATGCCCTTGCGGGAGGGCGCCAACCGCGCCCTGGCCCACGCGCCGGACGCCCTGATCTGGGCATGCACGTCCGGGAGCTTCCTGTACGGCTGGGATGGCGCACACGAGCAGGTCGCCCGGGTGGCCGAGCAGGTGGGCCTACCGGTGTCGTCGACGTCCCTCGCGTTCGCCGCAGCCTGTCGCGAACTCGGTGTGACGTCGGTGTCGGTGGCCGCCACCTATCCCGCCCCGGTCGCCGACGGCTTCACGGCCTTCCTCGCCGGCGCGGGCGTGACGGTGATCTCCTCGTCCGCGCACGACATCCACACCGCCACCGAAGCCGGAATCCTGGACGGCGACAACCTATTCGAGATGGTCCGGGCGGCCGACTCACCCGATGTACAGGCGATTCTGGTGCCCGACACCGCCTTGCACACGATCGGCTGGGTCGCCGACCTCGAGCGCGAGATCGGCAAGCCCGTCCTGACCGCCAATCAGGTCACCGTCTGGCAGGCCACCCGACTGGTGGGTGTGGACGCGACGACCAACGGGTTGGGCATGCTGTTCACGTCGGACGCGGCCGCGTCCGCCTGACGTCGTACCCATCACGACCGCGGACAGGCCGCCGGAACGTCGGACCGGTGAACGTCACGCGCCTGGGCCTCCCGGAGCCGTCGGTAGTGCCGGTTGCGCGTACGCAACACGATCGTGGCGAGGGTTGCCGACAGCACCGAGCCGAACAGCACGCCGACCTTGACGTACTCCTGCCGGTCGGGATCGTCGGCGAAGGCCAGTTCGCCGATCAACAACGACACGGTGAACCCGATGCCCGCCAGCATGGCGGCGCCGACCACATCGACCCATTTCAGGCTCGTGTCGAGGGCTGCCGGGGTCGCCTTTGTCACCAGCCATGTGGTCCCGAGGATCCCCACGACCTTGCCGATCACCAGCCCGGCCACGATCCCCAGCGCCACCGGCTCGGAGAGCACCGAGACGAGGCCACCGAGCCCGCCGAACGCCACCCCGGCGGCGAAGAATGCGAACACCGGGACGGCCAGCCCCGCGGAGAGCGGTCGGATCCTGTGCTCGAAATGTTCAGCCAAACCGGGGCCACCATCCCGGTCGCCGGTTCTGTTGGCACGCAACACCGGCACAGTGAACCCGAGCAGCACACCGGCAACCGTGGCGTGCACCCCCGACTCGTGCACAAAGGTCCAGGTGAACGCGGCCAGGGGGACCAGCAACCACCACGATGTGATGCGGCGCTGAACGAGAATCGCGAACAGCGCCAACGGAAGCAGGGCAAGACCCAGGAAGGTCACGTCGATGGTGTCGCTGTAGAACACCGCGATGATCGTGATTGCCAACAGGTCGTCGACCACAGCGAGCGTGAGCAAGAATGTCCGCAAGGCGATCGGCAGATGCGTCGCGACCACCGCCAGAATCGCGATGGCGAAGGCGATATCGGTTGCTGCCGGTATCGCCCAGCCCTGCATCGCCGCCGCGCCCTGCCGGTAGGTCACGGCGATGAACAGTGCTGCGGGAACGACCATTCCGCCGATCGCCGCGGCGATCGGCAGGGCCGCGCGCCGCGGATCGCGGAGATCGCCGGCCACGAACTCTCGTTTGAGTTCCAGTCCGACGACGAAGAAGAAGATCGCGAGCAGGCCGTCGGCCGCCCAGGCCGACAGACTCAGATCCAGATGCAGGCCGACCACATCCGCGCCGACCTGGGTCTCGCCGAGCGCCTCGTAGCCGCCACCCCATGGCGAGTTCGCCCAGATGAGCGCCAGCAGGGCGGCACCCAGCAGCAGGAAGCCACCGACGGCGTCCCGCCGCAGGAGGTTAGCGACCGACAACGACCTTTTGGTTTGTGGGAATACGGGTTTCGCCGACACCGATTCGGTCATGGCGAAACATCGTTCGCCACGAGATAGTGTTTGCGCTCGCTCATCGAGCAATGATGAACCCACATGAGGTGTCCTTCGCCTTTCGTCGCCGACTGTTCACACGTGGGCGTCGCACCAGCGACAGCACCTCGTGGCCGACCAGGCTTCCCGGCACACCGCGGACCAGTGTAGCCGAACGAATCCTCATGGCGCACATCGATTGCCTGCGAGCACCGTAGATCTCTGTCGAAATAGTCTGCTCCACAACGGATTACCGAACCGACCCGTAGGCCGGCTCGGTTGGCTGCAGAGCGTCAGGTCATCGACGGCGTGATCGCGATGCCCACGGTGCCCGACTTGCCGCGCCGCCATGACGACGCCGTAACCAGGGCCTTGCCCAGCAGTCCGTACTTGCGACCGATGAGTTCACGGGCGCGTTCGGTCCCCGCCGCGTCGAGAATCTCGGCCGTGCCGGTGACCGCGGCGCCGCGCCTTTTCTTCCCGCGGGCATCACAGGCCTGCACCTCGACCCGGTTGTCACGGCGGATACGTTTCACCTTCCACGACTCTGTTTCCGTCCACACCACCATGCGGCCGCCGTCCATCGCAGCCCAGATGGGCGTGGGTTTCGGCGTGCCGTCTTTGCGAAACGTGGTCAGCAGAACGTATTTGGCGTCGGCGGCCTCGCCGAATGGTGACTGCGCATCAGACATGACCGTCAGGCTACCCGCGCGAACAGCGACTGCCCGTCGTCGGCCGACAGCGACTCGGCCACCAGCCCGGCCTCGGACAAGGTCGCCCACGCGGTGACCTGATTGGCCGACAGCACCGGCTTGCCGAGTTCGGCCTCCATCAGCCCGAGGATCTCGTAGGTCCACAGGTTGGTGCAGGACACGAAGATCGCATCGGCGTCGGGGTGATCGGCCCGTCGGATCAGATCGCAGGTGACGGCGTACGGAATCGTCCAGATCTCGTGGTCGCGGCCCAGACCCGCCTGCGACACCACCGTCCGGCCGGCCTCGCCGATGAAGTCGCAGAGCAGCCCGGTCAGCGCCGACGTGTACGGCGTGGCCACCGCGATCCGACTGATGTCCATCGCGTCGAGCGCGCGCACCAGCGCCTCGGATGTGGTCACCGCCGCGGTCGCGCCGGCCGCGACCATACAGTGCGACAACTCCCTGGCACCTTGCATACCGTAGACGAAACTCCCGGACGCACAGGCATATCCGACCACCCGCGGCCCGACCGCGGTGATGCTGTGGACGGCGGCGGCGATGTCGGCGTGATTGTTGAGATCACGGCACAGGTCGACGTCGACCGGGGCATCGATGAAGCCGGTCCGCGTGAAGTAGATCGACGCCGAGTCCGGCATCCACCGCCACAGCTCACGATCGAGGGCCATGTCGAACGGACACACCATGCCGATACCCACCTGCTGCTGCGGGACGCCCGTGACCTCTACCGGTTTCATGCAGGAATGATAGGACGTTGTCGGATTGTCAACAATCTGTGCGAGGTGACATTTGTGTTACACGATCTCCGCTGGTCAGTCGCCGATTTCGATCACAATCACACGCTCGGCACGCGGGCTCTCTCGGTGCGGGTCGGTCGGGTGAGAGCGGGTCGTCGACGGCCCACGTCACCCGACACGGCAATCGTCGCCCAACACGATCCGCGTCAGCCCAGTGGACCTGCGAGACGCGCCGCTGCCCGCGCCACCGCGACCCGCTCGCGCGTCACGCACTCGTACGCGTGGTCGTTGACGATCCCGCTCGCTTGCAGGAGTGCGAACATCGTGGTGGGTCCGACGAACTTCCAGCCGCGCTTCTTGAGCTCCTTGGACAGCGCCACCGACTCCGCCGAGGTGGTCTGCGACTGCGGTTCCGGTTCTGCCTCGGACTCGTAGCGCCAGAAGAACCCGGGCAGTGATCCCTGCGTATCGATCAGTTCCGCGGCCCGCCGGGCGTTGTTGATGGTCGCCTCGATCTTGCCCCGATGGCGGATGATGCCCGCATCACCGAGGAGCCGGTCGACGTCGGCCTCGGTGAAGCGGGCCACCTTCTCGATGGAGAAGCCGGCGAACGCGGCCCGGAAGTTCTCCCGTTTGGTGAGGATGGTCCGCCAGCTCAGACCGGACTGGAAGCCCTCGAGGGCCACCCGTTCGAAGAATGCGTCGTCGCCGTGGAGAGGAAATCCCCATTCGTCGTCGTGATAGGACGTCTCCGGCTCGACCGCGGCCCAGCCGCAGCGTGTCACGCCGTCGTCTCCGGTGGTCACAAACGACATGGCTACTCCTCTGTTCGGCGGACGATCGGCACCCTACCGGGTGGCTACGACACGTCAGGCCGACGCGGTGATCGGCATCTGCAGCTCGGTCTGCCACTTCTGCTCCGGCTCCGGATGGCTGACCAGATACACCTCGCGGGCGGTGCCGTCGGTGACGTACCCGTTGTCCTCGATCCAGGTCGCCAAGGTCTGGTATCCCTCGCCGATGTTGGCCATCTCGCCGTGATGCACGTAGGCGGCGACCTGCTCCTGCGCCGGCAGCGTGGAGACCTCGAGGCCGTCGACGCTCACGTCGTCGGCGACGGTGCACGCCGCGCTGACCGACAGCTTTCCGTCGGCGGTGGGCGCGTAGGTCGCGACGATCGGTCCCGCGGGCTCGACCCCGGACGGCCCCAGAATGGCGAACAGTTCGCCGAACAGCCGTTGGATGACGGGTCCGACGTCGGCGGAGTCGGTGCTCTCGGCGACGCCGGTGACCGACGCGATGCGTAGGGCGTCGACGGATTTCACGGTGACGGAACTGGTGCTCATGGTGCCTTCCCTCTCGATCATCCGGAGTCTCGCCTCGATGCGTCGGAGCCGGTCGGTGTCGGCCTCGATCTGGGCGGCCACCTGCGATTGCCGCAGCGTGAGCATGCCCCGCAACTCGGCGGTGTCGACGTCGGCGTCGATGATCCGGGTCACCTCCGACAAGGTGAACCCCAGATCCTTCAGCGCGACCAGCCGATTGAGTCGGCGCAGTTGCTCGGCCTCGTAGTACCGATAGCCGGTGAACGCGTCGACCCGTGCCGGTTGCAGCAACCCGATCGAGTCGTAGTGGCGCAACATTCGCACCGACACCCGACCCATCGTGGCGAAATCTCCGATGGTGAACATGACACGATCACACTCCTGTCTCACACGGTGTCAGGGTCAAGCGCTCCGAGCCATGTCCGCGTCGTTATCTTCTCGTTATCGTGCGTTGCGATCGGATCGCAGATGCATCCTCGGTGGCGCTTGCAGGGGCCGCACGCACATACCGTGGGGACATCGGAGGAGGCAGCATGATGCAACGGGATGATCGATGACGGTTCTCGACAGTCCGCGCGCACCGGCGATCGGACCGGTCGCTCCGTCCGACCTCGACCTCGCCGGCTTGCTCGGCCGCGTCGCCGACGGCGACCACACCGCCTTTGCCGAGCTCTACGATCACACCTGCGAGCGGGTGTTCGGCATGGTGCAGCGCGTGCTGCGCGATCCCGGGTACAGCGAGGAAACCACGCAAGAGGTCTACCTGCACGTGTGGCGCTCGGCCGGATCCTTCGACCCGGCCGCCGGATCGGCCCTCGCGTGGCTGATCACGCTGGCACATCGTCGTGCCGTCGACCGGGTGCGCGCGGAGGCCGCGGCACAGCGTCGGAGCACCACCTTCGGGCTCGCGTCACGACCCCGCGAAGTCGACGAGGTGTCCGACGCCGTGGAATTGCGGGCACGCCGCCGCGAGGTCCGCGACGGCATGGAGGCGCTCACCGCACTACAGCGAGAATCGGTGGAACTGGCCTACTTTCAGGGTCTGACCTACCGAGAGGTGGCGGAGCGTCTGGACATCGGGTTGCCGACGGTGAAGTCGCGCATCCGCGACGGCATGCGCCGACTGCGGGCGCAGCTGGAGCCCGGCCAGGCCGCATAGCGAAACCCGCACTCAGCAACCCCTGCCCATGACCGAAATCGGCTCCCTCAGCGGGCACCGAGGGGATATCCCCTCGGACCGACCTGAGAGAGCCGATTCCAGTCAGTACCGACTCTGCCGGCTCAGCCGAGCACCAACGATTCCCCGTCGGCACCCACGTTCACCGGCACGACGTCGCCGTCGTGGATGTTGCCGGCCAGCAACGACTTCGCGAGCTGGTCGCCGATCGCCTGCTGCACCAGCCGCCGCAGCGGACGGGCACCGTAGAGCGGATCGAAACCACGTTCGGCCAGCCATTCCTTGGCCTTCGGCGTCACCTCGAGCTCCAGCCGACGCTGCGCCAGGCGCTTGCCCAGCTGAGCGAGCTGGATGTCGACGATGGAGACCAGTTCCTCCGGGCTCAGCGCGTCGAAGACGATGACGTCGTCGAGCCGGTTGATGAACTCCGGCTTGAACCGACTGCGCACGGCCATCATCACCTGGTCCTTGTCACCACCCGCGCCCAGGTTGGATGTGAGGATGAGGATGGTGTTGCGGAAGTCCACCGTGCGTCCCTGACCGTCGGTCAGGCGACCTTCGTCGAGCACCTGCAGCAGCACGTCGAACACGTCCGGGTGGGCTTTCTCGATCTCGTCGAACAGCACCACCGTGTACGGACGGCGCCGCACCGCCTCGGTCAGCTGACCGCCCGCCTCGTAGCCGACGTAGCCGGGAGGTGCACCGACAAGCCGTGCGACGCTGTGCTTCTCGCCGTACTCACTCATGTCGATACGCACCATCGCACGCTCGTCGTCGAACAGGAACTCGGCCAGCGCCTTGGCCAGCTCGGTCTTGCCGACGCCGGTGGGGCCGAGGAACATGAACGAGCCCAGCGGACGGTTCGGATCGGCCACGCCGGCACGGGCACGCCGCACCGCGTCGGACACCGCCTGCACCGCCACCTTCTGGCCGATGACCCGTTGTCCGAGTTCGTCTTCCATGCGCAGCAGCTTGGCGGTCTCGCCTTCCAACATGCGGCCGGCGGGGATTCCGGTCCACGACGACACGACCTGCGCCACGTCGTCGGGTCCGACCTCCTCCTGCAGCATCACGTCCTGGCCGGGGTCGGTGCCGGTCTTCTCCAGCGCCGCCGCCAGTTCCTTCTCCAGGCCGGGGATCTTGCCGTAGCGCAGCTCGGCGGCACGGCCGAGGTCGCTCTCGCGTTCGGCGCGATCGGCCTCTCCGCGAAGACGTTCCAGCTCCTCCTTGACGTCACGGACGGCGTCGATGGCGGTCTTCTCCGACTGCCAGCGGGCCGAGAGCTCGTTGAGCTTCTCCTTCTGGTCGGCGAGTTCGCCGCGCAGCTTCTCCAGGCGCTCCTTCGAGGCCTCGTCGGTCTCCTTCTGCAGGGCGACCTCCTCGACCTCGAGGCGGCGCACGATGCGCTCGACCTCGTCGATCTCGACCGGCCGCGAGTCGATCTCCATCCGCAGCCGCGACGCGGCCTCGTCGACGAGGTCGATCGCCTTGTCCGGCAGGAAACGTGAGGTGATGTAGCGATCCGACAGCGTGGCCGCCGACACCAGCGCGGAGTCGGTGATGCGCACACCGTGGTGCACCTCGTAGCGATCCTTGAGCCCACGCAGGATGCCGATGGTGTCCTCCACCGACGGCTCACCCACATAGACCTGCTGGAAGCGTCGCTCGAGGGCAGCATCCTTCTCGATGTGCTGGCGGTACTCCTCCAACGTCGTGGCGCCCACCAGCCGCAGCTCACCGCGGGCGAGCATCGGCTTGATCATGTTGCCGGCGTCCATCGCGGAGTCGCCGGTCGCACCGGCACCGACGATGGTGTGCAGCTCGTCGATGAAGGTGATGACCTGACCGGCCGATCCCTTGATCTCGTCGAGCACCGCCTTCAGACGCTCCTCGAACTCGCCGCGATACTTGGCGCCGGCCACCATCGAACCCATGTCCAGGGAGATGACCGTCTTGTTCCGCAGGGACTCCGGGACGTCGCCGGCGATGATGCGCTGCGCCAGTCCCTCGACGATGGCCGTCTTGCCGACGCCCGGCTCACCGATGAGGACCGGGTTGTTCTTGGTGCGGCGGCTCAGCACCTGCACCACGCGGCGGATCTCGGTGTCACGGCCGATGACCGGGTCGAGTTTGCCCTCCCGAGCGGCTGCGGTCAGGTCCGTGGAGTACTTCTCCAGCGCCTGATAGGTCGATTCCGGGTCCTCGCTGGTCACGCGGGCACTGCCGCGCACCGACACGAAGGCGTCGCGCAGGGCCTGCGGAGTCGCGCCGACATTCGCCAGGAGCTTGGCGGCGTCCGAGTCGCCGGTCGCCAGGCCGACGAGGATGTGCTCGGTGGAGACGTACTCGTCGTCGAGCTCACCGGCGAGCTGCTGGGCTGCGCTGATCGCCGCGATCGACTCGCGGGAGAGCTGCGGCTGCGCACTCGCGCTGGACACCGTCGGAGCGCGGCTCACCAGCGCCTGGGCCTGCGACCGAACCGTCGACGGGTCCACCCCGACCGCCTTCAGCAGCGGTGCGGCGATGCCGTCGGACTGGTCGAGCAGCGCCACCAGGATGTGAGCCGGGCGCACGTCGGAATTGCCAGCAGAGGCCGCCGCCTGCACAGCGGCGCTCAGGGCCTGCTGCGTCTTGGTGGTCGGGTTGAAGCTGTCCACGGGCGTGTACCTTTCTCTCTTTAGTCCAACAGGCTCAAGTATGAGCCATTCGGCAGGTGTAACGCCAGCTAAGTTGAGTCCATTCCGCTCAACCTTACCGACGCTATGAAGTGGGTCACACTCATGGTCGCAGCCACGCTCAACACCCGACGCTGCGCTCCCCACCCACGACGAGAAAGGGCCGAAGGTCCCACCACCGGTGGCCGAGAGCCCGACTGCAACCGCCGCCGGCCGCAATATAGTTCGGGTAGCGGCGCCGTTCGACGCGTCGCTGCTCGACGAGGAGGCGACCGGATGTCAACGGTGCTGATGACAGGATTCCCCGGCTTTCTCGGATCAGCACTGTTGCCGCGTGTGCTCGCCCGCCGGTCAGGTTCGACGATGCTGTGTGTTGTTCAGGATCGCCATCTCGACACCGCTCGCGAGCGGCTCGCCACCATCGAGCAGGCCCATCCCGACATCGCCGACCGCACCGAACTCGTCGTCGGCGACATCACCGTGGCAGGTCTGGGCCTGGGTGCCGATGCCGCACGAGATGTCGACGAGGTGTGGCACCTGGCCGCCGTGTACGACCTCGCGGTGGGACTCGAAATCGCGCAGAAGGTGAATGTCGACGGCACCGCCAACGTCATCGCGTTCTGCCAGGGACTGAGCAGACTACGCCGCCTGCAGTACGTCAGCACCTGTTATGTCAGCGGACGGTACGACGGCGAGTTCGGCGAGGACGATCTCGACGTCGGCCAGGAGTTCTACAACCACTACGAGACAACCAAGTTCGAGGCGGAGAAGCTGGTCCGGGCCGTCATCGCCGACGGGTTGCCGGCGACGATCTACCGTCCCGGCATCGTCGTCGGCGACTCCGTCACCGGCGAGACGCAGAAGTACGACGGGCCGTACTTCGTCGCCGAATTCCTGCGCCGCCAACGGTTGCCCGTCGCGATGCTGCCCGCCGTCGACAAGACGGTACGGACCTCGCTCGTGCCGCGCGACTTCGTCATCGCCGCGATGGACGAATTGTCGGTGCACGAGGCGACGGTCGGCCGCACCTACGCACTCACCGACCCCGAACCGCCGGCCGCGGCGGAGGTCGCGCAGACCTTCGCCCACCACCTCGGCAAACGGGTCGTCTACCTCCCGGTGCCGCTGGGCATCGTGCGGACCGCGCTGAACACCGTTCCCGGCCTCGAATGGGCTCTCGGCATGCCCGCCGAGGTGATCGACTACTTCTCCACCCGCACCTCGTACTCGACGACGAACACCGTCGCCGAGCTCGACGGGACCGGTGTCGAATGTCCACCGTTCGCCGACTACGCCGACCGGCTGCTCGACTTCATGCTCGCGCACCCCGCCATCGGCTCGGCCGCCATGGTCTGACGCACCCCACCGCACAGGATCGAAATCATCATGGTCGCCCACACCTCCGGACTCATCGCCAACGTCAGCCTGGCCTCGTCGCAGCGTGACTACGACGTCACCGGTAACTTCCTGCATCACCGGTTTCGCATCGTGCGACAGGGCACCGACGGCAACCTCGCCGATGCCGAGGCGTTGGCCCGGTCGTGGCAGGAGCGCGGCGCCACCGTCGTCGCGGTGACCGGCATCCGCGAGGCGCGTGCCGTCGGCCTCTACCGCGGTGACCTCGCCGCGCTGCAGAAGGTCCGGCGAGCGGTCACCGACACGCTGGTAACCGACGGTCATCGGCTGCGGGACATCCTGCAGGAGTGGGCCATCCGCCACGTCCAAGACGAGATGCCCGGGCTCTTCAACAATGCCCGGGTGGCGGCCCTGGGGGGCGACAACCACGACCGCACGGTACGGATCCTGCGCGAGTACACCGACAACATCACCGTCGCCGACCCGCTGCTGCCCTTCGACATCCCGGCCCGACTCGATGCGGTCCCGGCTCTCGCCATGCTCGCCGACGTCGGCACCCTGTCGATGCAGGTTCTGCCCGATCCGATCCGATCCCGAATCGGCATTCCCCACTTCGTCAACGATCGACTGATGGCGCGCACAGCCGCCCGGGAAGCCGATGTGGTGGTCGCCACCTACGAAGAGCTGGCCGGCTTCGGCCTCGAGGACCTCGCCGGCAAGACCCTGGTGACCGCCTCGATCGACGACGAGCGGCTCACCGAACTCGCCTCCCGCGGAGTGGATATGGTGATCGATGCGACGCCACAACCCTTTGCGGTCACCGTCAACGCCGCCGTCCTCGAAGCACTGATGATG containing:
- the clpB gene encoding ATP-dependent chaperone ClpB — its product is MDSFNPTTKTQQALSAAVQAAASAGNSDVRPAHILVALLDQSDGIAAPLLKAVGVDPSTVRSQAQALVSRAPTVSSASAQPQLSRESIAAISAAQQLAGELDDEYVSTEHILVGLATGDSDAAKLLANVGATPQALRDAFVSVRGSARVTSEDPESTYQALEKYSTDLTAAAREGKLDPVIGRDTEIRRVVQVLSRRTKNNPVLIGEPGVGKTAIVEGLAQRIIAGDVPESLRNKTVISLDMGSMVAGAKYRGEFEERLKAVLDEIKGSAGQVITFIDELHTIVGAGATGDSAMDAGNMIKPMLARGELRLVGATTLEEYRQHIEKDAALERRFQQVYVGEPSVEDTIGILRGLKDRYEVHHGVRITDSALVSAATLSDRYITSRFLPDKAIDLVDEAASRLRMEIDSRPVEIDEVERIVRRLEVEEVALQKETDEASKERLEKLRGELADQKEKLNELSARWQSEKTAIDAVRDVKEELERLRGEADRAERESDLGRAAELRYGKIPGLEKELAAALEKTGTDPGQDVMLQEEVGPDDVAQVVSSWTGIPAGRMLEGETAKLLRMEDELGQRVIGQKVAVQAVSDAVRRARAGVADPNRPLGSFMFLGPTGVGKTELAKALAEFLFDDERAMVRIDMSEYGEKHSVARLVGAPPGYVGYEAGGQLTEAVRRRPYTVVLFDEIEKAHPDVFDVLLQVLDEGRLTDGQGRTVDFRNTILILTSNLGAGGDKDQVMMAVRSRFKPEFINRLDDVIVFDALSPEELVSIVDIQLAQLGKRLAQRRLELEVTPKAKEWLAERGFDPLYGARPLRRLVQQAIGDQLAKSLLAGNIHDGDVVPVNVGADGESLVLG
- a CDS encoding SDR family oxidoreductase; the protein is MSTVLMTGFPGFLGSALLPRVLARRSGSTMLCVVQDRHLDTARERLATIEQAHPDIADRTELVVGDITVAGLGLGADAARDVDEVWHLAAVYDLAVGLEIAQKVNVDGTANVIAFCQGLSRLRRLQYVSTCYVSGRYDGEFGEDDLDVGQEFYNHYETTKFEAEKLVRAVIADGLPATIYRPGIVVGDSVTGETQKYDGPYFVAEFLRRQRLPVAMLPAVDKTVRTSLVPRDFVIAAMDELSVHEATVGRTYALTDPEPPAAAEVAQTFAHHLGKRVVYLPVPLGIVRTALNTVPGLEWALGMPAEVIDYFSTRTSYSTTNTVAELDGTGVECPPFADYADRLLDFMLAHPAIGSAAMV